The sequence CTCCCGCACGCGATGACCAACGAGCTGCTGGAGTTCCACGGCGGCGTGCTCGGCCTCGCCCTCAACCTCGAGGTCGGTGAGATCGGCTGCGTCATCCTCGGCGAGGGATCGCACATCGAGGAGGGCCAGGAGGTCCGCCGGACCGGGCGCATCCTGTCGGTGCCGGTCGGTGACGGGTACCTCGGCCGGGTCGTCGACCCGCTGGGGCGCCCGATCGACGGCCTCGGCCCGGTCGCCACCGAGGGCGAGCGTGCCCTGGAGCTCCAGGCCCCCACGGTCGTGCAGCGCCAGCCCGTCAAGGAGCCGCTGCAGACCGGCATCAAGGCCATCGACGCGATGACCGCGATCGGCCGTGGCCAGCGCCAGCTGATCATCGGTGACCGGCAGACCGGCAAGACCACGGTCGCCATCGACGCGATCATCAACCAGCGGGCCAACTGGGAGAGCGGCGACCCGAAGAAGCAGGTCAAGTGCGTCTACGTCGCCGTCGGCCAGAAGAAGTCGACCATTCGTGAGGTCGTCAACACGCTGGAAGAAGCCGGCGCGCTGGCGTACACCACGATCGTCGCGGCTCCGGCGGACGAGCCGGCCGGCTTCAAGTACATCGCTCCCTACAGCGGCTCGGCGATCGCCCAGCACTGGATGTACAACGGCCAGCACTCGCTGATCGTCTTCGACGACCTTTCCAAGCAGGCCGAGGCCTACCGGGCGATCTCGCTGCTGCTGCGCCGCCCGCCGGGCCGTGAGGCCTACCCGGGCGACGTCTTCTACCTGCACTCGCGCCTGCTGGAGCGTTGCGCCAAGCTCTCCGACGAGCTGGGCGGTGGCTCGCTGACCGGTCTTCCGATCATCGAGACCAAGGGCAGCGACATCTCGGCGTACATCCCGACGAACGTCATCTCCATCACCGACGGCCAGATCTTCCTGGAGTCGGACCTGTTCAACCAGGGTGTCCGCCCGGCCATCAACGTCGGTACGTCGGTCTCCCGGGTCGGCGGTTCCGCCCAGGTCAAGGCGGTGAAGTCGGTCGCCGGCCGGCTGCGCCTCGACCTGGCCCAGTACCGAGAGCTGGAGGCTTTCTCGGCCTTCGGCTCCGACCTGGACAAGGCGTCGCGCGACCAGCTGGCCCGTGGCTCCCGCCTCGTCGAGCTGCTCAAGCAGCCGCAGAACCAGCCGTACCCGGTCGACCGGCAGGTCGTCTCGCTCTGGGCCGGCACCACCGGCCAGCTCGACGAGG is a genomic window of Pseudofrankia inefficax containing:
- the atpA gene encoding F0F1 ATP synthase subunit alpha encodes the protein MTELTIRPEEIRDALRDYVESFEATSADREEVGRVILTGDGIARVEGLPHAMTNELLEFHGGVLGLALNLEVGEIGCVILGEGSHIEEGQEVRRTGRILSVPVGDGYLGRVVDPLGRPIDGLGPVATEGERALELQAPTVVQRQPVKEPLQTGIKAIDAMTAIGRGQRQLIIGDRQTGKTTVAIDAIINQRANWESGDPKKQVKCVYVAVGQKKSTIREVVNTLEEAGALAYTTIVAAPADEPAGFKYIAPYSGSAIAQHWMYNGQHSLIVFDDLSKQAEAYRAISLLLRRPPGREAYPGDVFYLHSRLLERCAKLSDELGGGSLTGLPIIETKGSDISAYIPTNVISITDGQIFLESDLFNQGVRPAINVGTSVSRVGGSAQVKAVKSVAGRLRLDLAQYRELEAFSAFGSDLDKASRDQLARGSRLVELLKQPQNQPYPVDRQVVSLWAGTTGQLDEVPVGDVRRFETEFLDFVGRSYPGIYEVISATGKLEDATTADLEKAIDAFKGQFTLSGGEPLVVNEAAPEPLAPGEVHHESITVHHPKPTDEEA